The following is a genomic window from Rana temporaria chromosome 7, aRanTem1.1, whole genome shotgun sequence.
TGACGGCACCAAGGATGCTCTTTGGTTTGGTCACAAAAAGCCGATCAATATCCATTCCTGCCTGTATATCCCAAGTCTATTTCTATGTCTCCTTTGCTAACTCAGAAGTTTTCTTGCTCTCGGCTATGTCCTACGACCGCTACATTGCCATCTGCCACCCCCTACATTACACACAAATTATGTCAAGAAGAGTCTGTACTCGTATGGCCTCTCTGGTCTGGGTTGTAGGATATTCTCACTCTTTGGTTCATACTTTATTTTTGCACAGGTTGTCATTTTGCAGAACAACTTCCATCCAAAACTTCTTTTGTGACCTTCCACACTTATATCAAATCACATGTACTGACCCCTTCATAAACATGATGGCCGTATTCTTATTAGCTGGTAGTATTTTATTGGGAGTCTTTCTTTTAACCTTTCTTTCCTATGTCTATATTTTCATTACCATCTTTAGAATCCGTAGCAAGACTGGAAAGAGGAAAGCCTTCTCCACCTGCACGTCACACCTCACCGTGGTCTCCATCTTTTATGGATCCTTCATTTTTCTTTACTTGGTCCCCACTTCCAGAGATatggtcaatgtaaacaaactgtTTTCAGTCATAACTG
Proteins encoded in this region:
- the LOC120946284 gene encoding olfactory receptor 1-like, yielding MNGLFVFFLLIYLMTLITNLLIFFLVLTDYHLHNPMYFFLANLSFLDICYSSVTAPRMLFGLVTKSRSISIPACISQVYFYVSFANSEVFLLSAMSYDRYIAICHPLHYTQIMSRRVCTRMASLVWVVGYSHSLVHTLFLHRLSFCRTTSIQNFFCDLPHLYQITCTDPFINMMAVFLLAGSILLGVFLLTFLSYVYIFITIFRIRSKTGKRKAFSTCTSHLTVVSIFYGSFIFLYLVPTSRDMVNVNKLFSVITALINPLLNPLIYSLRNKDLMGALMRSYYHLKLIQAS